A region from the Halichondria panicea chromosome 11, odHalPani1.1, whole genome shotgun sequence genome encodes:
- the LOC135343713 gene encoding uncharacterized protein LOC135343713, whose amino-acid sequence MQCIVILLAILLASSGVAVAASIGVVAADSSGVVAADSSGVVAADSSGVVVADSSAVSNWCNISVPCSSNISVPWSNISSNCINSSDYLRIESSLLNRPQNLVNLYQAFFPTNRQASISVQVTYHFTGNPDETVTYRWLDSSVLMLIRSDLLHYLSLFTYGVKINHANIILDPICGFPSDDNVTPDSDSSDYCNVSDSTGHHLLNNLTINLLSYALHRNSVIHNGIDSSIESGYSVYVFNTTGNHGDYCIFDEYNKFFVLRTRLFIAFGLLELTSVFSIPMLLASIYGEFKRKMSSTDNNGNENNLRYFVWATLILIVLIIPLLLFCNIYAICNGLSLPQTKYTDIVGGFIAMAAAMIFLPAVDLQAAIYVVRFYFIVEKKQQPQDDDDRHEHEINCFGFPDIANTEHKCICLNDFGHIGAIFAVTWFTQLVLFNSIYVFIGAIAAPVETGSLLLLYITSLFALISFVAMILKVFLKILPAVDTQPAVDTQSAATQLEVDTQPAVDTQSETTQLVEVEIHLEATQPAVDTQPAVDTQPAVDTQPEVDIQPAPEADTQPAATQQGVDTQQGVATQPNNPRGIFCTPRRVYFVPFLFLVLVLASGIGVFVSFMYIYITLNQEYRNNRGILTFLGTLLPSLLASTSGYFWTRIMPCIGKRNKEPLSDTEIREKMISMETCLQKIAKSLDEINAKTGQDTMSERGGANGSDP is encoded by the exons ATGCAGTGCATTGTTATATTACTGGCTATTTTGCTTGCGAGCAGTGGAGTGGCTGTAGCTGCGAGCATTGGAGTGGTTGCAGCTGACAGCAGTGGAGTGGTTGCAGCTGACAGCAGTGGAGTGGTTGCAGCTGACAGCAGTGGAGTGGTTGTAGCTGATAGCTCTGCAGTGTCTAATTGGTGCAATATCAGTGTGCCTTGCTCGAGCAATATCAGCGTGCCTTGGAGCAATATCAGCAGCAACTGTATCAATAGCAGCGACTACCTGAGAATTGAGAGCTCCCTTCTGAACAGGCCGCAAAACTTGGTGAATTTGTATCAAGCTTTCTTTCCCACCAATAGACAAGCAAGCATTTCAGTTCAAGTCACCTACCACTTTACTGGCAACCCTGATGAAACAGTGACCTATCGATGGCTTGACTCCTCTGTCTTGATGCTGATTCGTAGCGACTTGCTTCATTATCTCTCTCTATTCACGTACGGTGTCAAGATAAATCACGCAAATATCATCCTTGACCCAATTTGTGGGTTTCCAAGTGATGACAATGTTACCCCAGATTCAGATTCAAGTGACTATTGCAATGTGTCTGACAGCACTGGTCATCATCTACTCAACAATCTGACAATTAAT CTTCTCTCTTATGCTCTGCATCGAAATTCGGTGATACACAATGGAATTGACTCGTCAATTGAAAGTGGATACTCTGTGTACGTTTTTAATACTACCGGAAACCACGGTGACTATTGTATCTTTGATGAATATAACAAATTTTTTGTTTTAAGGACACGGTTGTTTATTGCCTTTGGACTGTTGGAACTAACAAGTGTGTTTTCCATTCCTATGCTATTGGCTAGTATTTATGGCGAGTTTAAAAGGAAAATGAGTAGTACTGATAACAATGGCAACGAAAATAACCTTAGATACTTTGTTTGGGCAACTCTTATATTGATTGTACTGATTATTCCATTGCTCTTGTTCTGTAATATCTATGCGATTTGCAATGGCTTGAGCTTACCACAAACAAAATATACCGACATTGTTGGAGGCTTTATAGCAATGGCTGCTGCTATGATTTTTCTCCCTGCGGTAGATCTACAAGCAGCAATCTATGTTGTGAGGTTTTACTTTATTGTTGAAAAAAAACAACAACCCCAGGATGATGATGATAGACATGAGCATGAGATAAACTGCTTTGGCTTTCCGGATATTGCGAATACTGAACATAAATGCATATGTCTAAATGATTTCGGTCACATTGGTGCCATTTTTGCTGTAACATGGTTCACTCAACTTGTACTTTTCAATTCTATTTATGTGTTCATTGGAGCCATAGCTGCCCCTGTGGAAACTGGCTCACTTCTTCTCTTGTACATTACAAGCCTCTTTGCACTGATATCATTCGTTGCTATGATCCTTAAAGTTTTCCTCAAAATACTACCGGCAGTAGATACACAACCGGCAGTAGATACACAATCGGCAGCTACACAACTGGAAGTAGATACACAACCGGCAGTAGATACACAATCGGAAACTACACAACTGGTGGAAGTAGAGATACACCTGGAAGCTACACAACCGGCAGTAGATACACAACCGGCAGTAGATACACAACCGGCAGTAGATACACAACCGGAAGTAGATATACAACCGGCACCGGAAGCAGATACACAACCAGCAGCTACACAACAGGGAGTAGATACACAACAGGGAGTAGCTACACAACCAAACAATCCAAGAGGAATATTTTGTACTCCTCGTCGAGTCTACTTTGTACCTTTTCTATTTTTGGTTTTAGTACTGGCCTCTGGTATCGGTGTTTTTGTTTCATTCATGTACATCTATATAACATTGAACCAGGAGTACCGAAACAACCGTGGTATACTGACCTTCCTTGGGACTCTCCTCCCCTCTCTCCTTGCGTCAACCTCGGGGTATTTCTGGACGAGGATTATGCCATGCATTGGAAAGAGGAACAAAGAACCACTAAGCGATACAGAAATAAGGGAAAAAATGATATCAATGGAGACTTGTCTACAAAAGATTGCCAAGTCGCTAGAtgaaattaatgcaaaaactGGTCAAGATACAATGTCAGAAAGGGGTGGAGCTAATGGAAGTGACCCTTAA